One segment of Caldalkalibacillus thermarum DNA contains the following:
- a CDS encoding stage V sporulation protein AB, with product MTILKAAFLILIGLSGGLAVGTGLVAFLTVLGIVPRLAQITKTHAFIHWYQRSIIIGAVFWTWTGLREAEFCLLKDIVIIYGLFAGMFVGLLAAALTEVLNVLPILAKRIHMVDKLLWLLMAMVLGKMLGSLFHWLFFVPFS from the coding sequence ATGACAATACTTAAAGCTGCGTTCTTGATCTTAATTGGTCTTTCAGGCGGGCTGGCAGTAGGAACTGGTCTGGTTGCTTTCCTCACCGTGCTGGGGATTGTACCCCGGCTTGCTCAAATCACCAAAACCCATGCCTTTATCCATTGGTATCAAAGGAGTATTATTATTGGCGCCGTGTTTTGGACTTGGACAGGGTTAAGGGAAGCGGAGTTTTGTTTGCTTAAAGATATTGTTATCATTTATGGACTGTTTGCCGGCATGTTTGTTGGTCTGTTGGCTGCTGCCTTAACAGAGGTGCTTAATGTCTTGCCTATTTTGGCCAAGCGCATTCATATGGTGGATAAGTTGCTGTGGTTATTGATGGCCATGGTCTTGGGTAAGATGCTGGGGTCCCTGTTTCACTGGTTGTTTTTTGTTCCCTTTTCCTAA
- the sigF gene encoding RNA polymerase sporulation sigma factor SigF, translating into MDVDVKQWNRSHDYLDDEEIKSLISRSQQGDTKARDRLVQSNTRLVWSVVQRFLNRGYEAEDLFQIGCIGLLKSIDKFDLSYEVKFSTYAVPMIIGEIQRFLRDDGSVKVSRSLKETANRIRRTKDELTKQLGRQPKVSEIAEALDISPEDVVFAQEALREPASIHETVYENDGDPITLMDQIADDSDQRWFDQLALKEALTTLSEREKLIVYLRYYKDQTQSEVAERLGISQVQVSRLEKRILQQIKEHMSG; encoded by the coding sequence ATGGATGTGGATGTGAAACAGTGGAACCGTTCACATGATTATTTGGATGATGAGGAAATCAAATCACTCATATCCCGAAGTCAACAAGGGGATACCAAGGCCAGAGACCGCCTGGTCCAAAGTAACACACGCTTGGTCTGGTCAGTCGTACAGCGCTTTTTAAATCGCGGCTATGAGGCAGAGGATTTGTTTCAAATTGGGTGTATTGGCCTGCTCAAATCAATTGATAAATTTGATTTGAGTTACGAGGTTAAATTTTCCACTTATGCTGTTCCGATGATTATCGGTGAAATTCAACGGTTTCTGAGGGATGATGGTTCCGTTAAGGTCAGCCGTTCCTTGAAAGAGACCGCCAACCGGATTCGCCGTACGAAAGATGAGTTAACCAAGCAACTTGGCCGTCAGCCCAAAGTGAGCGAAATTGCCGAAGCTTTGGACATTTCTCCCGAGGATGTGGTGTTTGCCCAAGAAGCGCTGAGAGAACCGGCCTCCATTCACGAAACGGTCTATGAAAACGATGGAGACCCCATTACTTTGATGGATCAGATAGCCGATGACAGTGATCAAAGGTGGTTTGATCAGCTCGCCTTAAAAGAAGCGCTGACTACACTCTCGGAGCGGGAAAAACTGATCGTTTACTTGCGTTACTACAAGGACCAAACCCAATCGGAAGTGGCCGAACGGTTGGGCATCTCCCAAGTGCAGGTTTCACGGCTGGAAAAAAGGATTCTTCAACAAATTAAAGAACATATGAGCGGCTGA
- a CDS encoding stage V sporulation protein AA, protein MENGQLLYLRLRHRVQLRPSQHVYFEDIAQYIVAPHYEEKLKRLRIHTVSPEDRHLIVIDVVKVIKRLQEVIPHLEVEVLGPSQTIIEIVYPQKSPQFLLVLFVWILLFTGSGLAIMNFHEDVSMLAVHQRIYKMMTGIEEPHPLWLQIPYSFGIGIGMILFFNHVFKKRLNEEPSPLEVEMFNYQQSLDQYVVMHENKEVEKKLNDNT, encoded by the coding sequence ATGGAAAACGGTCAACTTCTCTATCTGCGCCTGCGCCACCGTGTCCAACTGAGGCCGAGCCAACACGTCTATTTTGAAGATATTGCCCAGTATATCGTTGCCCCACACTATGAGGAAAAACTAAAACGACTGCGGATACACACCGTCTCTCCGGAGGACAGGCATCTCATTGTGATTGATGTGGTAAAGGTGATTAAGCGGTTGCAGGAGGTTATCCCCCACCTGGAAGTTGAGGTATTGGGCCCTAGTCAAACGATTATTGAGATCGTTTATCCCCAAAAATCACCCCAGTTTCTTCTTGTTTTATTTGTGTGGATTCTGTTGTTTACCGGCTCAGGACTAGCCATCATGAATTTCCATGAAGATGTGAGTATGCTAGCTGTGCATCAGCGTATTTACAAAATGATGACGGGTATAGAAGAGCCGCATCCTTTATGGTTGCAAATCCCCTACTCCTTCGGGATTGGCATCGGCATGATATTGTTTTTCAACCATGTTTTTAAAAAAAGGCTTAATGAGGAACCAAGTCCCCTGGAAGTAGAAATGTTTAATTACCAGCAAAGTTTGGATCAATATGTGGTCATGCACGAGAATAAGGAGGTGGAAAAGAAATTGAATGACAATACTTAA